The sequence AATTATATGAAGATATTTTAAATGATGATTTTGATTTTGGTGATTTAGCCGAAGAAGTAATGGGTAATTTAGATGATAATGGAGAATAACGAATATCACAATCCGGTTTTATTAAAAGAAACAGTTGATGGCTTGAATATTAAACCAGACGGAGTTTACGTGGATGTGACTTTCGGTGGTGGTGGACATTCAAGAGAAATAATGAGAAGGTTAGGACCAAACGGAAAATTGTTTGCTTTTGACCAAGATGAAGATGCCTTAGCTAATATTATAGAAGATGACCGTTTTCAATTAATAAATGAAAATTTCAGATTCATAAAAAGATATCTACGTTTTCACGGAATCAAACAAGTTGATGGAATTTTAGCAGATTTAGGTGTTTCATCTCATCAGTTTGATGTTGCAGAACGTGGTTTTTCGACTCGATTTGAAGCTGAATTGGATATGCGAATGAATCAGAAAGGAGATTTGTCTGCATATAATGTTATAAATGATTATGACGAAAGTCAAATTGCAAGCGTGCTTTCGCAATATGGCGAACTTACTAACGCAAGAGCAATGGCTTCTGCGATTGTAACTGCTCGTTTAGAAGGTGAAATCAAAAACTCTGAACAGTTAAAACTGATTTTGTCGCGTTTTTTGCCTGGACATAAAAGCAATAAGATTTTAGCTCAAATATATCAAGCAATCCGAATTGAAGTAAATCAAGAAATGGATGTTTTAAAAGAATTCTTAGAACAATCTTTAGAGATTTTAGCTCCAAACGGAAGGTTAAGTGTAATTTCTTATCATTCTTTAGAAGATCGTTTAGTTAAACGATACATGAAAAACGGAATGTTTGAAGGTGAACCAGAAAAAGATATGTTTGGACGTTTTGAAGTGCCGTTCAAATTAATCGGTAAAATGATTATTCCTTCTGATGAAGAGATAAAAATAAATAATAGGGCGCGCAGCGCAAAATTGAGAATAGCAGAAAAAAATAAATGAACATATATAATATCATAAAAGCCAAATATTTAGTAGAAGGACATTCTATTTATAATTGGCTATTTATTATTTATGTGGTTTTGTGGGCGCTTGTTTTGATTGCGAATAATCATTTTTATGAGCAAAAGACAATGAATCTACGAGATTTGAATGAAGAAGTAAAAGAAATGCGCTCTGAGTTTGTGGACCGTCGTTCTGAGTTGATGCAATTAAAAATGGAGTCAACAATTTCAAGAAAAATGGAAACATTAGAAATTTTTCCATCGAGCGTTCCTCCAAAAAAAATAAAAGTAGTTGTAGAAAAAGAAGAAAAAGGATTTTTTGATTTATGGGATTAGCTAACAAAAACGAAAATAATAGAGCTTATTTAGTTTTCGGTTTTATGTTGCTGATTTGCTTCGGGATTTTTGCCAAAATGACCATTATTCAATTTAAAGATGGTGAAAAATGGAGAAGTAAGGCAGACAGTTTAACCATTAAAGATGAAAGTATTCCTGCTAATAGAGGTAATATTTATTCGGCAGATGGAAGTCTATTGGCTACATCGATTCCAAAATACTCTATTTATTTCGACCCTTTTGCTCCAAGTGATGAAAATTTTGAAAAAAATATAAAGCCATTATCCGATTCATTAGCAAGATTCTTAAGGAAAAAAACATCAGGTCAATACGAATCTGATTTTAGAAGAGCTCGTTCTAACAAAAAAAGATATTTACACATCGCAACCAAGTTGAGTTACACCGACTATATGCGTTTAAAGTCATTTCCGCTTTTTAATTTAGGTAAAAATAAAGGGGGGATGATTATTGATCAAGTGAATGTTCGTGAATATCCGATGGGAATGATTGCAAATAGAACTATTGGGTATGAGCGTATTAATGATGATGGTTCGATAACAAGAAAAGGTGTTGAAGCTGCTTTTACAGATTATTTGACAGGAAAGGAAGGTCGTCGAAAAGTTCAAAAAATGTCGAAACGTTTATGGAAACCGATTGGTGATGAAAATGAAATTGATCCCAAAGATGGTTTAGATATCATAACAACGATTGACGTTTATATACAAGATATTGCACATCATGCGCTTCTGAAAGCTTTGGAAGATTTTGGTGCACATCATGGAACAGTTATCGTGATGGAAACTGAGACTGGACATATTAAGGCAATTTCTAATTTAGGATTAGGTGAAAACGGAAGTTATTCAGAAACAATAAACTATGCTGTAGTTGAAAAACATGATCCAGGATCAACATTTAAGTTAGCTTCTTATTTAGCTTTACTTGATTCAGGAAAAGTAGATACAGCAACTGTTTATGATACACATAACGGAATAGTTACTTTTTCTGGAAAACGAGTTAGAGATTCTAATCGTAGAGGTTATGGTAAGATTTCCTTAGCCCGTGGTTTTGAAGTTTCTTCAAACACTGTAGTTACGCAAGCAGTAAACGAAGCGTTTAAAGATAATCCAAAACAGTTTACAGATAAACTAGAGAGTTTTGGATTTAATAAGCCACTTGGAATCGATTTGTTAGGTGAAGCTTCTTCTTATATTCCAGTTCCTGGAGATCGTAATTGGAGTAAGATTGCCTTACCTTGGATGGCATATGGATATGGTATTTTAGTAACTCCGTTGCAAACATTAACGCTTTATAACGCAGTTGCAAATGACGGAAAAATGGTTAAACCACAATTTGTTCAAGAAATACGAGATGTTAATAATTCAGTAAAGGTATTTGAAACGCAAGTAATCAATCCGCAAATTGTAAAACCTCAAGTAATCGGTGAGATGCAAGATGTTTTGAAAAATGTAATGAAGAAAAAAGGAGGTACTGGACATCGTCTTTATTCAACAGATTTTTCAATGGCAGGTAAGACAGGAACGGCTCAAATGAATTATGGTAAAAGTGGAGGAGGAATGTATTATGCTTCTTCGTTTGTTGGATATTTTCCAGCTGAGGAACCTAAATATTCTTGCATCGTTGTAATCCACAGACCAACCAAAAAAAGCTATTACGGAGGTGATGTTGCAGGGCCGGTATTCAAACGTTTAGCGCAAAAAATATTTACTGATGTACCTTCAATGAAAGAAATCAAGAATATTGATAAAGTACTTCCGGAGGTAAATAAAAAATATGAAAAATATTATGCTACTGTTAAAACAGTAGGTAACAAAATGCCAAATGTAATTGGTTTAAGTCCGATGGATGCAATTGCCATTTTAGAAAATTTAGGAGTTAGAGTAAAAACAACTGGCTTCGGAAAAGTAAAATCTCAGTCTGTTTCAGAAGGACAAACGATAGATAAAACACAAACAATTATATTAGAGTTATCTTGAAAAATTTAGAAACTATATTAGCAAACGTTTTAACAAAATCAATAATTGGTTCTGTTCAAATTGCTATTGATGTCTTAACGTTCGATTCTCGATCAGTTGTGCCTTCGACTCTTTTTGTTGCCGTTAAAGGAACAGAAGTTGACGGACACAGCTACATTCAAAAAGCTATTGATTTAGGTGCTTCTGTTATTGTTTGTGAAATTTTACCAAGTAAACTTGTTGATGAAGTCACATACATAGAAGTTGAAAATTCTAATGAAGCACTAGCTCATTTAGCTTCGAATTTTTATGATAATCCGTCAACTAAATTAAAATTAGTTGGTGTTACAGGAACAAATGGAAAAACAACCATTGCAACCTTGCTGTATAATTTATTTATGCAAGCAGGTTTTCAAGTTGGTTTACTTTCGACTGTAAAAGTTATGATTGGTTCAGAAACACACCCAGCAACGCATACAACTCCTGATTCAATTGCTATAAATAAGTATTTATCTCATATGGTTGAATCAGGGTGTCAATATTGTTTTATGGAAGTGAGTTCACACGGTATTGCACAAAAACGAACAGCAGCTTTAGATTTTGATGGTGGTATTTTTACCAATCTTTCTCACGATCATTTAGATTATCATAAAACGTTTGCAGAATATCGCGATGTTAAAAAAAGTTTCTTTGATCAACTAGAAAAAAATGCTTTCGCTATTACCAATGCCGATGATAAAAATGGCGAATTCATGCTACAAAATTGTAAAGCTAAAAAGCTATCTTACGGTTTAAAGAATGTTGCAGATATTCATGGTCAAGTATTAGAAAGTCAAATTTCGGGAATGTTAATGCGCATTCAAAACAATGAAATTTGGGTTCAATTAATAGGTTCATTTAATGCATCAAATTTATTAGCAGTTTACACAGCAGCTATAAATTTAGGATTGTCTGAAGAAGAAGTGCTGTTACAATTAAGTACGTTAAAAAGTGTTTCAGGACGTTTTCAATATTTCGTGTCAGAAGATAAAATTACGGCAATTGTTGATTATGCTCATACACCAGATGCGTTAGAAAATGTATTGAAAACCATTGAAGAAATACGTACAAGAAACGAACAATTAATTACTATCGTGGGATGCGGTGGTAATCGAGATAAAACGAAACGTCCAGAAATGGGACAAATTGCAAGTGAAATGAGCAACCAAGTCATTTTTACTTCAGATAATCCAAGAAATGAAGATCCGATGGTAATTCTTTCTGAGATTGAATCAGGAGTGGAAGCTCATAACGTGAGAAAAGTTCTTACAATCGAAGATCGTGCTCAGGCTATAAAAACAGCTTGTAAGTTAGCAAAAGCTGGTGATATCATATTAATTGCTGGTAAAGGTCACGAAGATTATCAAGAAATTAAAGGAGTAAAACACCATTTCAATGATTATGAATTGGTTCAAGAATTTTTAAAAAAATAAGATGTTATATTATATATTTCAATATTTAGGCGAAAACTATGATATTCCTGGAGCGAGATTGTTTCAGTATATAACCTTTCGTTCTGGAATGGCAATTTTATTTTCGTTATTGATTTCTACAATTTTTGGAAAACGTATTATAGATTTCTTACGTAAAAAACAAATTGGAGAAACAGTTCGTGAGCTTGGTTTAGAAGGGCAAAATGAAAAAGCAGGTACACCAACAATGGGTGGAATTATCATTATTATTTCCACATTAATTCCAGTTTTGTTATTTGCAAAGTTAGATAACATTTATATTTTACTTTTGATTTTGACTACCATTTGGATGGGAGCTATTGGTTTTCTTGATGATTATATTAAGATCTTTAAAAAAGATAAAGAAGGTTTAAAAGGAAGATTCAAAGTTATTGGTCAGATTGGATTGGGAATAATAGTTGGAGGGATTTTATATTTCCATCCAAGTGTTACAGTTAGAGATACTCCAAGTATTCTTTTAGAAACAGAAGTAATCAGTAAATACGATGTTAAGTCAACAGCTACGACAATTCCTTTTTTTAAAAATAATGAGTTCGATTACGGACAATTAATTTCATGGATGGGTGATGGATATGAAAATTATGTTTGGTTGATTTTTATTCCAATTGTAATTTTTATTGTAACAGCAGTTTCAAATGGAGCTAATTTAACAGATGGAATTGATGGTTTGGCCGCCGGAACCTCAGCAATAACCGTTTTGGCTTTAGCAGCATTTACATTTATTTCAGGAAACTTTGTTCTATCAAATTATCTAAATGTCATGTATATTCCCAATTCTGGAGAAATGACCATTTTTATTGCCGCCTTTGTTGGTGCTCTAATCGGATTTTTGTGGTACAATACATATCCAGCTCAAGTTTTTATGGGCGACACAGGAAGTTTAACTATTGGTGGAATCATAGCTGTGATTGCAATCGCGGTTCGTAAAGAACTATTAATTCCTGTTTTATGTGGTGTTTTCTTAGTAGAAAATTTGTCTGTTGTATTACAAGTGAGTTATTTCAAATACACAAAAAAGAGATTTGGTGAAGGAAGAAGAATCTTTTTAATGTCGCCTTTACATCATCACTTTCAGAAAAAAGGATATCACGAAAGTAAAATCGTAACTCGTTTCTGGATTGTAGCCATTTTCTTAGCTATTTTTTGTGTGATTTCATTAAAATTAAGATAGTATGAAGTTAGTTGTACTTGGTGGAGGTGAAAGCGGTGTAGGAACTGCAATCCTTGGAAAGCAAAAAGGTTATGAAGTTTTTTTATCTGATGCGGGTTTCATTAAAGATCATTACAAAAATGTTTTAAATACCGAAGGCATTGAATGGGAAGAAAATCAGCATTCGGTTGAACGAATTCTTCAAGCTGATGTCGTTATGAAAAGTCCCGGAATTCCGGATAAGGTTCAAATCATAAAAGATTTACATGCTAAAGGAATAAAAGTGATTTCTGAAATTGAATTTGCTTATCCATTTGCTAAAAACATTTCAATCGGAATTACAGGAAGCAACGGTAAAACCACAACAACTTTGCTAACGCATCACGTTCTTAAACAAGCCGGATTAGATATTGGTATCGCAGGAAACATCGGAGATAGTTATGCACAACAAATTGCAGAAAATCCAGAATGTCCTTATGTGCTAGAATTAAGTAGTTTCCAATTAGATGGAATCGAAAATTACAAGCCACATATTGCAATCATTACCAATTTAAGTCCTGATCATTTAGATCGATACAATTACGAATATCAAAATTATATCGATGCCAAGTTCAGAATCACCATGAATCAAACCGCAGAAGATTATTTGATTTATGATGCAGACGACATCGAAATTCAAAAATGGTTAACTAACAACAAAACAAAAGCACAATTAGTTCCTTTTTCATTAACTCAGGTTTTAGAACAAGGTGCTTATTTAAAAGATAACAACATAATAGCGATGATTAAAGAAGAAAACGTAACAATTCCAACTAACGAAATTGCTATAGAAGGAAAACATAATGTAAAAAATGCTATGGCAGCAACGTTAGTAGCGCAAATGATGCGTGTGCGTAAACAAACAATTCGCGAAAGCTTGTCGAATTTCGATGGCGTTCCTCATCGTTTAGAAAAAGTAAATCGTGTAAACAAAGTTTTATACATCAACGATTCTAAAGCGACTAATGTTAATGCAACTTATTTTGCTTTAGAAAGTGTGAATGCACCAACCATTTGGATTGTTGGAGGTGTGGACAAAGGAAATGATTACGACGAATTAATGTCGTTTGTAAACGAAAAAGTAAAAGCAATTATTTGTTTAGGATTAGATAACGAAAAAATCAAACATGCTTTTGCAAGTGTTGTGGATGTAATGTTAGAGGCAACTTCTATGAAAGATGCGGTTTCATTAGCTCACAAAATGTCTGAAGAAGGAGATACAGTTTTATTATCGCCTTGTTGCGCAAGTTTCGATCTTTTTAAAAGTTACGAAGATCGTGGAGATCAATTTAAAGAAGAAGTAAATAAATTATAAAAACCAATTATGAGAAAGTTATTATCCCGTTTTGAAGGTGATAAAGCTA comes from Flavobacterium sp. I3-2 and encodes:
- the mraY gene encoding phospho-N-acetylmuramoyl-pentapeptide-transferase codes for the protein MLYYIFQYLGENYDIPGARLFQYITFRSGMAILFSLLISTIFGKRIIDFLRKKQIGETVRELGLEGQNEKAGTPTMGGIIIIISTLIPVLLFAKLDNIYILLLILTTIWMGAIGFLDDYIKIFKKDKEGLKGRFKVIGQIGLGIIVGGILYFHPSVTVRDTPSILLETEVISKYDVKSTATTIPFFKNNEFDYGQLISWMGDGYENYVWLIFIPIVIFIVTAVSNGANLTDGIDGLAAGTSAITVLALAAFTFISGNFVLSNYLNVMYIPNSGEMTIFIAAFVGALIGFLWYNTYPAQVFMGDTGSLTIGGIIAVIAIAVRKELLIPVLCGVFLVENLSVVLQVSYFKYTKKRFGEGRRIFLMSPLHHHFQKKGYHESKIVTRFWIVAIFLAIFCVISLKLR
- the murD gene encoding UDP-N-acetylmuramoyl-L-alanine--D-glutamate ligase gives rise to the protein MKLVVLGGGESGVGTAILGKQKGYEVFLSDAGFIKDHYKNVLNTEGIEWEENQHSVERILQADVVMKSPGIPDKVQIIKDLHAKGIKVISEIEFAYPFAKNISIGITGSNGKTTTTLLTHHVLKQAGLDIGIAGNIGDSYAQQIAENPECPYVLELSSFQLDGIENYKPHIAIITNLSPDHLDRYNYEYQNYIDAKFRITMNQTAEDYLIYDADDIEIQKWLTNNKTKAQLVPFSLTQVLEQGAYLKDNNIIAMIKEENVTIPTNEIAIEGKHNVKNAMAATLVAQMMRVRKQTIRESLSNFDGVPHRLEKVNRVNKVLYINDSKATNVNATYFALESVNAPTIWIVGGVDKGNDYDELMSFVNEKVKAIICLGLDNEKIKHAFASVVDVMLEATSMKDAVSLAHKMSEEGDTVLLSPCCASFDLFKSYEDRGDQFKEEVNKL
- a CDS encoding penicillin-binding protein, which codes for MGLANKNENNRAYLVFGFMLLICFGIFAKMTIIQFKDGEKWRSKADSLTIKDESIPANRGNIYSADGSLLATSIPKYSIYFDPFAPSDENFEKNIKPLSDSLARFLRKKTSGQYESDFRRARSNKKRYLHIATKLSYTDYMRLKSFPLFNLGKNKGGMIIDQVNVREYPMGMIANRTIGYERINDDGSITRKGVEAAFTDYLTGKEGRRKVQKMSKRLWKPIGDENEIDPKDGLDIITTIDVYIQDIAHHALLKALEDFGAHHGTVIVMETETGHIKAISNLGLGENGSYSETINYAVVEKHDPGSTFKLASYLALLDSGKVDTATVYDTHNGIVTFSGKRVRDSNRRGYGKISLARGFEVSSNTVVTQAVNEAFKDNPKQFTDKLESFGFNKPLGIDLLGEASSYIPVPGDRNWSKIALPWMAYGYGILVTPLQTLTLYNAVANDGKMVKPQFVQEIRDVNNSVKVFETQVINPQIVKPQVIGEMQDVLKNVMKKKGGTGHRLYSTDFSMAGKTGTAQMNYGKSGGGMYYASSFVGYFPAEEPKYSCIVVIHRPTKKSYYGGDVAGPVFKRLAQKIFTDVPSMKEIKNIDKVLPEVNKKYEKYYATVKTVGNKMPNVIGLSPMDAIAILENLGVRVKTTGFGKVKSQSVSEGQTIDKTQTIILELS
- the rsmH gene encoding 16S rRNA (cytosine(1402)-N(4))-methyltransferase RsmH, with protein sequence MENNEYHNPVLLKETVDGLNIKPDGVYVDVTFGGGGHSREIMRRLGPNGKLFAFDQDEDALANIIEDDRFQLINENFRFIKRYLRFHGIKQVDGILADLGVSSHQFDVAERGFSTRFEAELDMRMNQKGDLSAYNVINDYDESQIASVLSQYGELTNARAMASAIVTARLEGEIKNSEQLKLILSRFLPGHKSNKILAQIYQAIRIEVNQEMDVLKEFLEQSLEILAPNGRLSVISYHSLEDRLVKRYMKNGMFEGEPEKDMFGRFEVPFKLIGKMIIPSDEEIKINNRARSAKLRIAEKNK
- a CDS encoding UDP-N-acetylmuramoyl-L-alanyl-D-glutamate--2,6-diaminopimelate ligase, encoding MKNLETILANVLTKSIIGSVQIAIDVLTFDSRSVVPSTLFVAVKGTEVDGHSYIQKAIDLGASVIVCEILPSKLVDEVTYIEVENSNEALAHLASNFYDNPSTKLKLVGVTGTNGKTTIATLLYNLFMQAGFQVGLLSTVKVMIGSETHPATHTTPDSIAINKYLSHMVESGCQYCFMEVSSHGIAQKRTAALDFDGGIFTNLSHDHLDYHKTFAEYRDVKKSFFDQLEKNAFAITNADDKNGEFMLQNCKAKKLSYGLKNVADIHGQVLESQISGMLMRIQNNEIWVQLIGSFNASNLLAVYTAAINLGLSEEEVLLQLSTLKSVSGRFQYFVSEDKITAIVDYAHTPDALENVLKTIEEIRTRNEQLITIVGCGGNRDKTKRPEMGQIASEMSNQVIFTSDNPRNEDPMVILSEIESGVEAHNVRKVLTIEDRAQAIKTACKLAKAGDIILIAGKGHEDYQEIKGVKHHFNDYELVQEFLKK
- a CDS encoding FtsL-like putative cell division protein → MNIYNIIKAKYLVEGHSIYNWLFIIYVVLWALVLIANNHFYEQKTMNLRDLNEEVKEMRSEFVDRRSELMQLKMESTISRKMETLEIFPSSVPPKKIKVVVEKEEKGFFDLWD